GTTGGTCAAAAAAATCCGCCAGCCGGGTGATCGACAGGGCCGTCAGCGCCACGATGTTTTGGCCGCCGATGCGGACGGACAGGGCTTCTTTTTTCAAACGGGTGCCGTTGCACATTGAGCAGGGCAGGGGGCGCATGTATTTGGCGATGTCCTCGCGTATGGAATGGGAATCGGTTTCGCGGTAACGCCGTTCCAGTTCGGGGATGATCCCGTCGAAGGTTCCCGTGTAAAAGTGACGGCGATTGTCCTTTTCATAATAATACTGGATCTCTTCCTTACCTGCGCCGTACAAAAGGGTTTTTTGTATATCTTTTGGCAGATCCTTGAATGGCTTGGTGAGTTTGAATTTAAAATGCGTGGCGATGGTGTCCAGCATTTGATGAAAGGGCATGGAGTTTTTATTTTCCCAAGGCTTGAAAGCTCCGTCACGAAGGGACAAACCGGGGTCGGGAACCACCAGATCGGGATCGATCACCATCTTGTTTCCCAGTCCATCGCATTTCGAGCAGGCTCCATTAGGATTATTGAAAGAAAACAGCCGTGGTTCCAGTTCGGGATAACTGATGCCGCAGTAATTGCAGGCGAATTTTTCGCTGAACAGCAATTCCTTGCCGGATCCGTTTTCGCCGAGGATGGATACGACCAGTGATCCCTCTCCCTGAATGAGGCCCATCTCCACCGAGTCTGCCAGGCGTTTGCCCATGTTTTCTTTAATGACCAGACGGTCCACCACCGCTTCAATCGTGTGCTTGAACTTTTTATCCAGCACGATTTCTTCGTCGAGAGACACGACATTGCCATTGACCCGTGCGCGGACGAATCCATTTCTTCGCAGTCCGGCCAACTCTTTTTTAAATTCACCCTTTCGATTCTGGACCAGTGGAGAGAGGATGATGATTTTTTCTCCCAGGGGAATCTCTTGCACCTGGTCGGTGATTTGTTGCACCGTTTGCGAAGAGATGCGGCGGTCGCATCCGTAACAAAACACCTGCCCGACACGGGCGAACAAGAGCCGCAGATAATCGTAAATTTCAGTGACGGTGCCCACCGTGGACCGTGGGTTCCGGCTCGACGTTTTCTGCTCGATGGAAATGGCAGGGGAAAGCCCCTCGATAGAATCGACGTCCGGCTTTTCCATCAATTCCAGAAATTGACGGGCGTAAGCGGAAAGAGATTCCACATAGCGGCGTTGTCCCTCGGCATAGATGGTGTCGAAGGCCAGCGAAGATTTGCCGGAACCGCTCAAGCCGGTGATGACCACCAGCTTGTTTCTCGGAAGCGTCAGGGAAATATTTTTGAGGTTGTGTTCTCGTGCGCCTTTAATTATTAGACTGTCTGATGCCATTTATTAAATAAGGAGTTAAGAATTTAGAATATAGAATAGAAAAAAATGGATGGAATTGAATTATACATCACCAAATAGCTATCGTCTCTTTTCAATTTCCTGGTAGGCAAGTGTATCCATTAAGCTTTCTTCGTTTCCAAAAAGTGAGAAAGCGTTAATGTTCATGAGGTCAAGTTTCCTCAGAACCTTTTTTCTCTCCGTGGAGGGAATAATATACTTCCTTAGGAAGTCTTGACTGTCACCAAATGTAACTTTTTCGTGACTGGTAAAAATTCTGTTATTGGGGTTACCGTAAACAAATCCGCTACCTGTAGGCTCAATAAAGCAAACTGTGTACTCACCTTGCTGTTGATAATGTCTTTTGTGTGCCACTACGTCAGAACCTAACCCTAAAATTTGAGGCGTATTTGAACTCGCCGATTTAAACCAGAGCTCTTTTTCCAAAAATGAATAAATAGCAACGTCCTCATCCATCTCATCCTTTGAGTCATTGAATGCAAAATAGCCGCTCACGTAAGGAGAACGCGTCCAATCCAATAAGGGTGATGGAAAACCATGATGCCGTATATAAATCATGAATTCATAATAAGAAGGTTCTTTAGCTAATGGATCATTGGAAAATTTTTCAAACTCAGGCTTGTTTGCCAGTGAATTAATCGCGGGCTTAACAGCCTTAAGAATATTTAAATATTCTTCCTGAGAGTATTCCCGCTTAGTCACCTTTTTATCTCTAACATATCTTTCAAGAGTTGTTTCCAATGGCCAACAAGCGTTTTTTTGGCCTCTAAATAAAAGGTTAGGAACCTTAGGGTAACTTTTTTTTAATTCCTCATGAGATTGGTATTCCTCCTCAATTGCATCTTCAAATTCTTCCCAACTTTTTAAAGGAATTTTCTTTATGCTAGAATTTTTATCTTTCTTTGATTCATGAGACATGGCTATCTCCTTTCCTCACCAAACAATTTTCCCCATTTCCCCTGCACCTGATCTTTAATCGCCTGGGACATGACGATTTCATCGGGCCAATCCTGCTCATAGCCTTCCTCGGGGAGTTTGCGGGTCACGTCGATTCCCAGGTTTTTTCCCACAAAATGAAAATCCCGTTTGGGGTCGAGGTTGTTGAAGAACTTCCACATGACTTGAGAATAATCCTGCAAATCGACATGGGCTTCCAGGACGATGAGGATGGATATCGTGGCAAATCCCGGATTCTTGAAAAAAGCGGAAATGAATTCCTTCGGCTGATGAGGACGGGTTTTATCGTAGGCCACGAACATCACGGGATGCCGGACTTCTAAATCCAGAATTCTGCAATCCTTCACTTCTTTGAACCGATCGACCACCGCCTTCGGGTTGGGCAGATTTGCGGATGGGCGGCGAGTCAAAAGATCTTCTCCAAACCCCGGTTCACCTTCGATTTTTGTGGTGGCGTCGATTCCCAGTTTCGAGCCATACAGGGCCTGATCGGAGCCGTGGTTCAAAACGTCGAGAATGCCTTCCGAGAAAAACAAATCACGTTTTAAATCCATGCGGTTGAGAAGCACCTTGAGAACGGCTTCAGTGCTGTGAACATCTACATCCGCATCGACCACCAGAATGGTTTTAACAAAACTCATCTGCCCCAGGCCCCACAGGGCGCTCATCAGGCGCCGGGCCTGCATGGGATAGCGTTTGTCGATGGAGAGGATCACCGAGTTGTGAAACACGCCTTCCAGCGGCATGTCCATATCGACGATTTCCGGCAGTTGCGTGCGCATGAGCGGCAGAAAGATGCGCTCCGTCGCCTTGCCCAGATAATAATCTTCCTGCGGCGGAATGCCGACGATGGTGGTCAGGTAGACGGGATCTTTGCGGTGGGTGATGGCGGTCACATGGAATACCGGGTAGTCGTCATCCTGCGAATAGTATCCGGTGTGATCGCCGAAGGGACCTTCCAACCGCATCTCATTGGGGTCGATATAACCTTCGAGAACGATTTCTGCCGTGGCCGGGACCTCAAGGTTCACCGTCTTACATTTCACCAGCGGCACTGCCGATTTACGGATGAAGCCCGCCAGCAGAAATTCATCGATGCCGTAGGGCAGGGGAGCGGACGCGGCATAGCACACCGCAGGATCGGCGCCGATGGCGACCGCAACTTCCATTCTCTTATTTTGACGGCGGTACTCGTGGAAAAAATGCGCCCCGTCCTTATGGATGTGCCAGTGCATGCCGGTGGTATTTTTATCGTAGACCTGCATGCGGTAGAGGCCGACGTTTCTCAATTTATCGTCGGCACTGCGGTTGATAACGACAGGCAAGGTAATGAACCGTCCGGCGTCATCGGGCCAGCACTGGAGAATGGGAATGGTTCCAAGATCGACGGCGTCGCCTGTGTGCACCACTTCCTGACAGGGGGCCTTGCTGGCACCCACTATTTTTGGCGGGAAATTCGCCGCGTTCAATAATAGCGGAAGCAGTTTGACTTTATCCAGAAGCGTCGCAGGTGGGGCGATTTTCAGGTAACGGTCAATTTCCCGCGCGATATCTTCGATGTCGTCAACGCCAAGAGCCAGGTTCATGCGGCGCGTACTGCCGAACGCATTGATCAGCACCGGCATGGCGGAGCCTTCCACGTTTTCGAATAACAACGCTTTGCCGCCGCCGGGCATTTTGGACACCCGGTCGGTGATCTCGGCAATCTCCAGAACGGGAGAAACCGGCTCCGAGATTCGCACCAGCTCATCTTCCTGCTCGAGCGCAACGATAAATTCTTTAAGGGAGTAGAAGGCCATAATTTTTTTAGAAATTTTTAAAGAGACTTATGCGCAAGAGGGTTCTTAATTTTTTTCTTGCTTTTAATCAATAGGTGCAAATCAAAATCCCCCTGGCCCCTTTAAAAAGGGGGGAACCTGCTCCCCCTTCTACGAAGGGGGTTGGGGAGATTTTCTGGTTCGAGTATATCTTACGCCGGAAAGACGGAGCAACCCTTGTGCGTATCTGTCCGCATTCTTTTCCATGTGATAAGATGGCGCAATGATTTTCTACTTTTTTAAACGCTTACTGCATGGCATTCCGGTATTGATCACGGTTATCACATTAACCTTCGGCATCATGCATCTCGTTCCCGGCGGACCGTTCGACACCGAGAAAAAACTGCCTCCTGAGATTATCGCCAATATCGAAGCCAAGTATCATCTCAATGAACCGCTGATAACGCAATACCTGCTTTATATGAAACAGGTGTTGCAAGGTGATCTGGGGCCGTCTTATAAATACATTGGCCGGGATGTGTCCGCTATTATCGCAGAAACGTTTCCCGTGTCATTGACGTTGGGCCTCTGCGCGGTGGTGGTCATTTTAGGTTTTGGCATTCCAGCGGGAATCATATCCGCTTATTGGCGCAACTCGGCGGTGGACCGGACCTGTGTTTTTGTGGCGACGTTGGGGATTTCCGTCCCCAGTTTTGTATTGGGAACGGTACTGGTCTGGGGGCTTTCCCATAAACTGCATTGGCTGCCTCCGGCTTTATGGGAGGGGCCGCGTCATGTGGTGATGCCCGCCATCGCTTTGGGAGCAGGGTTCGCCGGATACATCGCCCGTTTGACCCGGTCCACGGTGCTCGACGTGCTGACATCCGATTACATCCGCACGGCGCGCGCCAAGGGATTGTCGGAGCCTGTGGTGTTGTTGAAACACGCGCTTAAAAATTCCATTTATCCTATCGTTTCGGTGATGGGGCCGCTCGTGGCCGGGCTGGTGACGGGGTCGTTCGTCATCGAATTTATTTTTTCGATCCCCGGCATGGGCAGTTTTTTCATCACCGCCGTGACCAACCGCGATTATCCGCTGATTATGGGGGTGACGCTGGTGTATGCGGTGTTGATCGTTTTGGCCAATATAGTGGTCGATATGCTTTATGTTTGGCTGGACCCCAGAGTTTCATTGGGGAAATAGTTGAGAGGTGGACAAAAATAGCGTGATCCCTTTATGAATAAATTCCCCCTATCCTCCAAACTCAGCGCGTTGTTCTTGTTGCTTCTCTCATTAGCCGCTATTTTCGCCCCGTGGGTGGCTCCCTTTTCCTATGAAACTCAGGACACGTTAAATACCCTGGCTTCTCCCAACCCGGCGAATTGGCTGGGTACGGACCGCCTGGGCCGGGATTTATTATCCCGCATGATTTACGGAGCGCGGGTTTCTCTGTTTGTCGGGGTGGTCACCACGTTACTGGCGATCGTCATCGGCACGATTTACGGCGCGGTCTCGGGATATATCGGCAAAAGGACGGACAACGTCATGATGCGCTTCGTCGATGTGGTCTTTGCGCTCCCCGATCTTTTGATGATCATTCTGATCACGGTGGTGATGGGCCGGGGGGTGACGGGGATCTTCATTGCCTTAACGCTTGTCAGCTGGGTGACGGTGGCCCGGCTGGTTCGTGGGGAAGTTCTGCGCATCAAGGAATTGCCCTATATAGAGGCGTCCAGGGCTCTTGGAGCCGGTCATTTGCGCATCTTCACACGGGAAATTTTCCCCAATATGGTTGGTTTGTTGATTATTACCCTGAGCTTCCGCATCCCCGTGACCATTCTCGCCGAATCGACCCTCAGTTTTATTGGACTGGGGATCACGCCACCTTTTAGCAGTTGGGGAACCCTGGCCAACGATGGCTGGACGGCGGTCAAGTTTTATCCGCACCTGATTCTCTTTCCCGCAATGGCCATATTTTTAACCATTCTTGCGTTTAATTTTCTGGGAGAAGGGTTACGAGACGCTTTGGACCCTCGGGCCTGAAGGTAGGATTTGGCCTGAAAAGCCTTTCCGTCGGAATGGAGACGCATTATTTTCTTTCATCGGTTTTTTGTTTAATATAAAATAAAGGTCTGGAAAAGGTGTGTTTCATACTTGCTATTTTCATGTAACCTATTGATATTTTTACAGGAACCTTGGAAAAAGAATATCGAATTGACAAGTTTTTAAAATAGTTATAGATTGACCCCTTTTTGTGCCAAATGGGGATGTCGCTCAATGAGAATAGAGAAATATTGATGAGCCAAATCAAAGATGATCTCATATGTGAAATTATTCGCGTTTCACAGACCAATCTTTTGGGAAGAAAGCAACGCGGAGCGGGGGATCATAAGGGAGAAGAAAGTATTCTTGCCTGGATCAAATGCAACGCGGCGAATTATCGAAAGAGTTTCATGGTCGATTTAAAGGCATTCTCGGCTACCGAGTTGGGAGAAATTTTGAGTAAACTGACTAAGTCTGGAACAGACTTGAGCCAGATTCTGGAAGGATGTAGCTGGACGCCGGCCCAGACCAAACCTTCGCAATAAATTTTTTAAAGAAGTGAACTGATTTATGGAAGACGCGCAAGCTTCGCCCGAAAAAAAAGAGGAAGCAACCGAAGTGGCTGAAAAAGTAGCAACACCCAAACCCGCCGCCAAAGCCAAACCCGCCGCAAAAGAAAAAGCTCCCGCCAAGCCGTTGGTCGATAACGGAGATGGCACCGTCACCGATCCTAATTCTGGATTGATGTGGAAAAAAACCGATGCGTGGATTGACATGCACAAGTTTTACCTCTGGTCGAACCACCGGGAATATGTAGATAAATTCAATAAGGAAAAATTCGCAGGTTATGAAAACTGGCGCATTCCCAGTAAAGCCGAAGCGATGACGATTTTTGATAATACTAAGGAATGTATGGATAAAAACGGGACTCTGTTTCCCCTCGACCCCATATTTGAAGCCGGTGGGGCCAGTAACACCTGGATCAGCGAATGCACAGATGAAAAGATTATTCGCTTTGATGGTAAAATAGGCGTGGATACTCCTTATCCGAATCAGGACGTTTGGTCCTCCATGCGGTTGGTTCGCAAGGAAGGGGAGGCTCCGCCTGCACCTGTTGGAGTAGATCCTGTTGCGATCGAGGCCGAAGCGGCTTCAGCCCCGGCGGAAACTGCGGATTCCAAAGCGGCCCCTGCATCTGGCAAACCGGCGGCCCCAAAACCTGCGGTAGCCAAAGCAGCATCTGGCGGTGGGACTCCGGCACCGACACCCAAAAAAGAATTCTCATCGGCAGAAAGAGCCGCCATGCTGGCAAGGGCCAAGGCGCATGCGGCGGATAAGAGAGCTCGCAAGGCAAAAGGCTAAGTCTGGTTTTCTTTACCAGAGAGGCTGCAATTGCGGTCGGGTAAGATTCAGTCCTCTTCAATTTTGAATCTGACGACAAAGTCTCCGCGTTTTTTCCCCCAAAGAATTGCCGCTCCCAAACCGGGCAGTCGAAGTTCTTCCCCGGTGAGTGTTCCATCCTCCACCTGTATTGTTTGAACCGAATCCAACGTCTCAATTTCCAGAGGACCGCCATTTTCAGCTAACTCAGGGGAAATCAGGACTTCTGCATAGATGTCGTCTTTCATCCGCTTGAACCGGGGGTGAGGTTGCAAACACACCTGCAATAACAAATCTCCGGGAGGTCCGCCATTTTTGCCTTCCCCGCCTTCATTGTTGATGCGGAGGGTGTAACGGTCCCCCACTCCAGGGGGGATTTTGGCGTTCACGGTCGCGGCCTTGACCACCAGACGTTTTCCCTTGCAGACGGAGCATTCCTTCTCGTCGATGCTTCCGGTTCCATCGCAATCCAGGCATTTGAAATATTTTTCATAGCTGTAGGGAATGGTGCCTCCCAAAGCGATGGTGCTGAGAGGAAGTTCGACCATGAATTGCAGGTCGAAGCCTCTAGTGGGAAATTCCGGATCGAATTTCTGCTCTTCCTCGGGAGGGGTCTGGCGAAAATCCCCGTGTTGCTCAGGCCGCCGCTTCCTGAAATTAAAATCATCCTGCGCATCGGTCCAAGTGGTTCCGCCCGGAGTTGGCCGACGCTGTTGAGATTTCTGTTGATAGGTCTGGTCGTATTCTTTGCGCTTTTTTTTGTCGCTGAGAACCGTATAGGCAACGGAGATGATCTTGAAATTGTTTTCCGCTTTTTCACTGCCATTATTAACATCGGGGTGGTGTTTCTTGGCCAGTTCGCGGTAGCGTTTTTTAATATCTGCAAATGAAGCGGATTTTTCAACGCCAAGAGTTTTGTAATAATTCTTTATCTGGCTCATAGTTCGGAAGAAAATTCAGGGAGGTAAAAGTAGCAATTAAATTCATTTACAAAAACATTTTATCGCTAATGGCCAGGCGGGACAAGAACCCATTCAAATTAGCTTTGCGGAAAACCTCAAATATGAGTATATTTTGTTAGGTATTTCCATTAAGTACATCCAGCCACCGAACTCCAGGGTTTGCGATGGAAAAAATTCCGGTAAAAATCTTAATTCCCTTCATTCTACTGACAATAGTGGCGTGTGCGCATCCTGTTTCCCAAGGCATGCGGGCGACTCTGGACCCTGGTATCAGTGTGTCTGGCCTGTTTGAATCGCCAGATAATTATGTGGGTAAAAGGGTGATGCTGGGTGGAGTCGTCGTCGAGACCCGAAATTTCCCCGAGAAAAGCGAAATTGAAGTGGTGCAGAAGGAAATCGATTCTTCCGGGCGTGTGAGTGCCAATGATGCAACTTTTGGACGCTTTATATTCCGTCAGCGGGGATATCTGGAGTCCGAAATTTATGCCAAAGGGCGGGAGGTCATTGGAGTGGGTAAAGTGGTGGGTAGTCAGCTTGGGAAAATAGGGGACCGGGAATACCTGTTTCCTGTTGTCGAAGTTGAAGAATTGCATCTCATCAAAAATTACCCGCAATCCCCTTACTATTACAACGACCCTTTTTATCCCTATTATTTTGAATTTTTTTATTACCCGTTGCACAGACGTTATTACCGCCACCCGTATTTATATTAAGACAAACTGTTGCCATGAAATTCCGACTCAACCGCAATTTCCTTTGGATGATTCTCATTTTATGCGGCTGTGCACCCGTCCTGTCGCAGGCTGTCACTGATGCGTCCGACCGCAATGTTCTATTCGGAGATTTGCAGCGCAACACTGACAGGTACATCGGTAAATCGGTTTTGTTTGGCGGAACCATCATTCGGGTGGGTAATGACCCTGAAGGGGGTTGGGCGAAAATTCTGCAAAGACCGCTGGGGTTCCGAATGGAACCGGAAATGGATGACCAGACCGGTGGGCGTTTTTTATTGCTGACCAACGAAATTCTGGACGAGCAGATTTTTTCCAAGGGACGAAAAATCACCCTGGTTGGAAAAGTGGAAGGCAAAGAACCCCGGTCCCTGGATAAAATCAGCTATGACTACCCTCTACTGCGCGTTCAGGAATACCATCTCTGGCCCTTAAGCCAAAATCGCACGGGTCCCGGACCCGACTTTCATTTCAGTCTGGGAATATTTGGTTCTTTCTAGCTCAATCGTTCAGGGGTTATGAGCGGTCGACCCGAGGCTGACCTCCCCGGAATCGAAGGCTATCTCTTCGCCACTTTTTGTGCGCATCAATAATCTGCCCTCTGAGTCAAGCCCCAGTGCGGTTCCATGAATTACCGACTTGCCCTTGGTGACAGAGATTTTTTTGCCGAACATGTCGGAATGGTTCGCCCATTTATTAATGACATCCGGACTCCTGTTCTGGAGATACGCGTCGTACTCCTGATCCAGATGACGAATGATAGCGGTGGCTAAAGCCTGCCGGTCCACAGGGCTTCCGGTTTCAATCATGAGGGAGGTGGCGATTGGCCTTAAATCTTCAGGGAAATCATTTCGGGAGTGATTGACATTGACCCCGATGCCGATGATTACAGCGCTTTC
The Nitrospinota bacterium DNA segment above includes these coding regions:
- a CDS encoding menaquinone biosynthesis decarboxylase, whose amino-acid sequence is MAFYSLKEFIVALEQEDELVRISEPVSPVLEIAEITDRVSKMPGGGKALLFENVEGSAMPVLINAFGSTRRMNLALGVDDIEDIAREIDRYLKIAPPATLLDKVKLLPLLLNAANFPPKIVGASKAPCQEVVHTGDAVDLGTIPILQCWPDDAGRFITLPVVINRSADDKLRNVGLYRMQVYDKNTTGMHWHIHKDGAHFFHEYRRQNKRMEVAVAIGADPAVCYAASAPLPYGIDEFLLAGFIRKSAVPLVKCKTVNLEVPATAEIVLEGYIDPNEMRLEGPFGDHTGYYSQDDDYPVFHVTAITHRKDPVYLTTIVGIPPQEDYYLGKATERIFLPLMRTQLPEIVDMDMPLEGVFHNSVILSIDKRYPMQARRLMSALWGLGQMSFVKTILVVDADVDVHSTEAVLKVLLNRMDLKRDLFFSEGILDVLNHGSDQALYGSKLGIDATTKIEGEPGFGEDLLTRRPSANLPNPKAVVDRFKEVKDCRILDLEVRHPVMFVAYDKTRPHQPKEFISAFFKNPGFATISILIVLEAHVDLQDYSQVMWKFFNNLDPKRDFHFVGKNLGIDVTRKLPEEGYEQDWPDEIVMSQAIKDQVQGKWGKLFGEERR
- a CDS encoding DnaJ domain-containing protein, which codes for MSQIKNYYKTLGVEKSASFADIKKRYRELAKKHHPDVNNGSEKAENNFKIISVAYTVLSDKKKRKEYDQTYQQKSQQRRPTPGGTTWTDAQDDFNFRKRRPEQHGDFRQTPPEEEQKFDPEFPTRGFDLQFMVELPLSTIALGGTIPYSYEKYFKCLDCDGTGSIDEKECSVCKGKRLVVKAATVNAKIPPGVGDRYTLRINNEGGEGKNGGPPGDLLLQVCLQPHPRFKRMKDDIYAEVLISPELAENGGPLEIETLDSVQTIQVEDGTLTGEELRLPGLGAAILWGKKRGDFVVRFKIEED
- a CDS encoding FRG domain-containing protein, giving the protein MSHESKKDKNSSIKKIPLKSWEEFEDAIEEEYQSHEELKKSYPKVPNLLFRGQKNACWPLETTLERYVRDKKVTKREYSQEEYLNILKAVKPAINSLANKPEFEKFSNDPLAKEPSYYEFMIYIRHHGFPSPLLDWTRSPYVSGYFAFNDSKDEMDEDVAIYSFLEKELWFKSASSNTPQILGLGSDVVAHKRHYQQQGEYTVCFIEPTGSGFVYGNPNNRIFTSHEKVTFGDSQDFLRKYIIPSTERKKVLRKLDLMNINAFSLFGNEESLMDTLAYQEIEKRR
- a CDS encoding DUF1566 domain-containing protein — translated: MEDAQASPEKKEEATEVAEKVATPKPAAKAKPAAKEKAPAKPLVDNGDGTVTDPNSGLMWKKTDAWIDMHKFYLWSNHREYVDKFNKEKFAGYENWRIPSKAEAMTIFDNTKECMDKNGTLFPLDPIFEAGGASNTWISECTDEKIIRFDGKIGVDTPYPNQDVWSSMRLVRKEGEAPPAPVGVDPVAIEAEAASAPAETADSKAAPASGKPAAPKPAVAKAASGGGTPAPTPKKEFSSAERAAMLARAKAHAADKRARKAKG
- a CDS encoding Slp family lipoprotein — translated: MKFRLNRNFLWMILILCGCAPVLSQAVTDASDRNVLFGDLQRNTDRYIGKSVLFGGTIIRVGNDPEGGWAKILQRPLGFRMEPEMDDQTGGRFLLLTNEILDEQIFSKGRKITLVGKVEGKEPRSLDKISYDYPLLRVQEYHLWPLSQNRTGPGPDFHFSLGIFGSF
- a CDS encoding Slp family lipoprotein, coding for MEKIPVKILIPFILLTIVACAHPVSQGMRATLDPGISVSGLFESPDNYVGKRVMLGGVVVETRNFPEKSEIEVVQKEIDSSGRVSANDATFGRFIFRQRGYLESEIYAKGREVIGVGKVVGSQLGKIGDREYLFPVVEVEELHLIKNYPQSPYYYNDPFYPYYFEFFYYPLHRRYYRHPYLY
- a CDS encoding ABC transporter permease; translation: MIFYFFKRLLHGIPVLITVITLTFGIMHLVPGGPFDTEKKLPPEIIANIEAKYHLNEPLITQYLLYMKQVLQGDLGPSYKYIGRDVSAIIAETFPVSLTLGLCAVVVILGFGIPAGIISAYWRNSAVDRTCVFVATLGISVPSFVLGTVLVWGLSHKLHWLPPALWEGPRHVVMPAIALGAGFAGYIARLTRSTVLDVLTSDYIRTARAKGLSEPVVLLKHALKNSIYPIVSVMGPLVAGLVTGSFVIEFIFSIPGMGSFFITAVTNRDYPLIMGVTLVYAVLIVLANIVVDMLYVWLDPRVSLGK
- a CDS encoding ABC transporter permease codes for the protein MNKFPLSSKLSALFLLLLSLAAIFAPWVAPFSYETQDTLNTLASPNPANWLGTDRLGRDLLSRMIYGARVSLFVGVVTTLLAIVIGTIYGAVSGYIGKRTDNVMMRFVDVVFALPDLLMIILITVVMGRGVTGIFIALTLVSWVTVARLVRGEVLRIKELPYIEASRALGAGHLRIFTREIFPNMVGLLIITLSFRIPVTILAESTLSFIGLGITPPFSSWGTLANDGWTAVKFYPHLILFPAMAIFLTILAFNFLGEGLRDALDPRA